The following proteins come from a genomic window of Nostoc sp. ATCC 53789:
- a CDS encoding LptF/LptG family permease — MDRYLTSELIAPFFFGVGAFSSLGVTIDAVFDLVRKIVESGLPIDIAIQVFLLKFPNFIVLAFPMSTLLATLMTYSRLSSESELIALRGCGVSVYRIVLTAVMLSLVVTGMTFVFNEQIAPAANYQAGVTLDKALKSDKPAFKQQNIFYPEYQDVTQPDGSKNRILTRLFYADQFDGKRMTGLTIIDRSTKNLNQIVVSESAQWNPSQNIWDFYNGTIYFVAADRSYRNIVRFEHQQLQLPRTPLSLAEKSRDYGEMNIAEALDQLQVEYLGGDRQKIRKLEVRIQQKISLPFVCVVFGLVGAAMGSIPQRTGRGTSFGISVVVIFSYYLIFFISGAIAQAGALSPFMGAWLPNFLFLGIGLFLLIRVAKR; from the coding sequence ATGGATCGTTACCTTACCAGCGAATTGATCGCGCCGTTTTTCTTTGGTGTCGGAGCTTTTTCATCACTTGGTGTCACCATTGATGCTGTATTCGATCTAGTTAGAAAAATCGTAGAATCTGGGCTACCGATAGACATTGCCATTCAGGTTTTTTTGCTAAAGTTTCCCAACTTTATAGTTTTAGCCTTTCCCATGTCTACGCTACTAGCTACTTTGATGACCTACAGTCGTCTTTCTAGCGAGAGCGAACTAATTGCCCTGCGTGGTTGTGGAGTGAGCGTCTATCGCATAGTGCTAACTGCTGTGATGTTGAGTCTTGTAGTCACAGGAATGACATTTGTATTCAACGAACAAATTGCACCAGCAGCAAATTACCAAGCCGGAGTGACTCTGGATAAAGCCCTGAAATCAGATAAGCCAGCTTTTAAACAGCAAAATATTTTCTATCCTGAATACCAGGATGTTACACAACCGGATGGCTCTAAGAATAGGATATTGACACGCTTGTTTTACGCCGACCAATTTGATGGTAAGCGGATGACAGGTTTGACGATTATAGACCGTTCCACCAAAAATCTGAATCAAATTGTAGTATCAGAATCTGCCCAGTGGAATCCTTCTCAAAATATTTGGGATTTTTACAACGGTACGATCTATTTTGTTGCAGCTGATCGCTCTTATCGCAACATTGTCAGATTTGAACACCAACAACTGCAACTACCGCGCACGCCATTAAGTTTGGCAGAAAAAAGCCGAGACTATGGTGAGATGAATATTGCTGAAGCACTAGATCAACTACAAGTGGAATATCTTGGTGGCGATCGCCAAAAAATTCGTAAACTCGAAGTGCGGATTCAACAAAAAATCTCCTTGCCCTTTGTATGCGTGGTTTTTGGCTTGGTAGGTGCAGCGATGGGAAGCATACCCCAGAGAACTGGAAGAGGTACCAGCTTTGGGATTAGCGTTGTAGTTATTTTTTCGTACTACTTAATTTTCTTTATTAGTGGTGCGATCGCGCAAGCAGGTGCCCTCTCTCCCTTTATGGGGGCTTGGTTGCCCAATTTTCTTTTCTTGGGAATAGGTTTATTCCTCTTGATACGAGTTGCCAAACGTTGA
- a CDS encoding CP12 domain-containing protein: MMKAEDIMTKDVVTIRGSATVAEAVVLMKEKKLRALVVDIRHENDAYGIVTETDIVYKVTAYGKDPKQVWVYEIMSKPCIVVNPDLGVEYVARLFANTGIHRAPVIQGKLLGIISITDILTKSDFVEAPKALLLEERIQKAIQQSRAICTEQGAYSKACAAAWDEVEELQAEAAHQKAEGMVSAKVSFEEYCKENPNAPECRNYHP; encoded by the coding sequence ATGATGAAAGCTGAAGATATCATGACCAAAGATGTAGTTACCATTCGCGGTTCAGCGACTGTTGCTGAAGCAGTGGTGCTGATGAAGGAAAAAAAATTGCGGGCGCTAGTTGTAGATATTCGCCATGAGAATGATGCTTATGGCATTGTCACAGAAACAGATATTGTCTATAAAGTAACAGCCTACGGTAAAGATCCAAAGCAAGTGTGGGTTTACGAGATTATGAGCAAGCCCTGCATTGTGGTAAATCCTGATTTGGGTGTGGAATATGTAGCACGGTTATTTGCTAACACTGGTATTCATCGGGCACCTGTGATTCAAGGCAAGCTGTTAGGTATCATCTCGATTACCGACATTTTGACCAAAAGCGACTTTGTAGAAGCGCCAAAAGCGCTACTGCTGGAGGAGAGAATTCAAAAAGCAATTCAACAGTCTCGCGCTATTTGCACTGAACAAGGTGCTTATTCTAAAGCCTGTGCAGCCGCTTGGGATGAGGTAGAAGAACTCCAGGCTGAAGCTGCTCATCAGAAAGCTGAGGGGATGGTATCAGCTAAAGTCTCTTTTGAAGAATATTGCAAGGAAAACCCAAATGCACCGGAATGCCGAAATTATCATCCTTAA
- a CDS encoding TetR/AcrR family transcriptional regulator, translating to MRRQPRQARSQERVNQILDVAEQLFITEGYNATSTNAIAANAKVPIGSLYQFFPDKAAILYGLAARYNQQLHHLLVELNTPESKSLTLSRYMEQVIDTVDQFFTDYPGYHAIFMPLQSSMPELEAIDAAADAQLIEDLVMFISEHYPDLEPIVYEAIAFVLVKTIGILLWTSLSHEKKFRQQLVTETKRLTLSYLQSYL from the coding sequence ATGCGTCGCCAGCCCCGCCAAGCCCGTAGCCAAGAGCGCGTAAATCAAATTTTGGATGTAGCTGAACAACTGTTTATTACGGAGGGTTATAACGCTACCAGTACTAATGCGATCGCAGCTAATGCCAAAGTACCTATCGGATCGCTGTACCAATTCTTTCCTGACAAAGCAGCAATTCTTTACGGACTAGCAGCTCGCTATAACCAGCAACTCCATCACTTATTAGTAGAATTGAATACACCTGAAAGCAAGAGTTTAACTCTCTCTAGATATATGGAGCAGGTAATTGATACCGTTGATCAATTCTTTACCGATTATCCAGGTTATCACGCCATCTTTATGCCCTTGCAAAGTTCAATGCCTGAACTAGAAGCGATCGATGCGGCGGCTGATGCCCAACTGATTGAAGATTTGGTGATGTTTATATCGGAGCATTATCCAGATTTAGAACCAATCGTCTATGAAGCGATCGCTTTTGTGTTAGTGAAAACGATCGGTATCCTTTTGTGGACATCTCTTAGCCATGAAAAAAAATTCCGTCAGCAACTGGTGACAGAAACAAAAAGATTGACTCTAAGTTACTTGCAAAGTTACTTGTAG
- a CDS encoding Coq4 family protein — protein MDKDSLTLPTAKVGNDLTRQMQQINAFQPFLAMLAGDSSLDVVGEMVVALLETPSFEIAVEHLKRDSRSAALIEERYMAPPHDLDTLLQYPPDSLGYLYSMAMKAKGFRAEDLYEEIPIYSDASYVEARLSQTHDIWHIVTGFGVSPSDEIGLQAFHLLQFPYPLAVSLLSSSMMSTLLFNPEELPTLLDAIQTGWEMGKNAKPLFAQKWEEAWEKPLLQWQKELNLFL, from the coding sequence ATGGACAAAGATTCACTTACATTACCCACTGCCAAAGTTGGAAACGATTTAACCCGTCAGATGCAACAAATTAACGCATTCCAGCCTTTTCTGGCAATGCTTGCCGGAGATTCAAGTTTGGATGTAGTGGGAGAGATGGTTGTTGCTTTGCTGGAAACACCTTCCTTTGAAATTGCTGTAGAACACCTAAAGCGTGATTCTCGTTCGGCAGCATTAATTGAAGAGCGATACATGGCCCCGCCTCATGATCTGGACACTCTGTTGCAATATCCACCGGATTCCTTGGGATACCTTTACAGCATGGCAATGAAGGCAAAGGGATTTCGAGCCGAAGACTTGTACGAAGAGATACCCATTTATTCCGATGCCAGTTATGTGGAGGCGAGACTGAGCCAAACTCACGATATTTGGCATATCGTCACTGGTTTTGGTGTATCACCATCTGACGAGATCGGATTACAGGCATTTCACTTATTACAGTTTCCCTATCCTCTAGCAGTATCTTTGCTTTCTAGTAGCATGATGTCCACCCTTCTATTCAATCCTGAAGAATTGCCTACTTTGCTTGATGCTATTCAAACCGGATGGGAAATGGGCAAAAATGCCAAACCTCTTTTTGCCCAAAAGTGGGAGGAAGCTTGGGAAAAGCCCTTACTCCAATGGCAAAAAGAGCTAAATCTTTTTTTGTAG
- a CDS encoding S-layer homology domain-containing protein: MRQLSITLSLVALLQNLPAIAQVPETTSGTSSDSIQQVIAAKWMTNFSDGKFYPERLVSRAELASIMVKAFRLDKREAVNKANLTIPDVPRSYWAFNDIQTVLKTDIMKGYRGNEFFPNQKVTKAEALAIFAQAYGVFQFPDEAVNEILASHPDEKSIPTWARKAIATVATEGFLNTDAQSNISPLKPVTRGDMAYVLSKYLQRQQRQPETPEVPIIPNSPQ; the protein is encoded by the coding sequence ATGCGTCAGCTTTCAATTACTCTATCTTTAGTAGCACTACTACAAAATTTACCAGCAATTGCTCAAGTCCCAGAAACGACTTCTGGAACCTCATCTGATTCTATTCAACAGGTAATTGCTGCAAAATGGATGACCAACTTTTCAGATGGCAAGTTTTATCCAGAAAGGTTAGTGAGCAGAGCAGAATTAGCGTCGATTATGGTAAAAGCATTTCGGCTTGATAAAAGAGAAGCTGTTAACAAAGCAAATTTAACGATTCCAGATGTTCCTCGTTCTTATTGGGCATTTAATGATATACAGACAGTCTTAAAAACTGACATCATGAAAGGCTATCGGGGCAATGAGTTTTTCCCTAATCAAAAGGTGACAAAGGCGGAGGCTCTTGCTATTTTCGCTCAAGCTTATGGTGTATTTCAGTTTCCTGATGAGGCTGTAAATGAGATTCTGGCTTCACATCCAGATGAAAAGTCTATCCCAACTTGGGCTAGAAAAGCGATCGCTACAGTAGCTACAGAAGGATTTCTCAATACAGATGCTCAAAGCAATATTTCTCCATTAAAACCCGTTACCCGTGGAGATATGGCTTATGTATTGAGTAAGTATTTACAACGACAACAGCGACAACCTGAAACACCAGAAGTTCCGATTATTCCAAATAGCCCACAATGA
- the rpiA gene encoding ribose-5-phosphate isomerase RpiA, which translates to MTGTDPVKLMKQEVGKAAAALVKSGSIVGLGTGSTTAYTIQFLGDRLKSGELKDIIGIPTSFQSEVLAKQYGVPLATLDSIDHIDIAIDGADEVDPQKNLIKGGGAAHTREKVVDYLAEQFIVVVDSGKLVDRLGSSFAVPVEVIPMAITPVTNAIKKLGGKPELRMGVKKAGPVITDQGNFVLDVRFDSIEDPVSLEKTLNNIPGVLENGIFVNCVDLVLIGEVKDGQPLVRQL; encoded by the coding sequence ATGACAGGAACAGATCCCGTAAAGTTGATGAAGCAAGAAGTTGGCAAAGCCGCTGCCGCCCTAGTAAAATCGGGTTCTATCGTCGGGTTGGGTACGGGGTCAACTACAGCATATACAATTCAGTTTTTAGGCGATCGCCTCAAGTCTGGTGAACTCAAAGATATCATTGGCATACCTACCTCGTTTCAGTCAGAAGTGCTGGCGAAGCAGTATGGTGTCCCTCTCGCAACCTTAGATTCTATTGACCACATCGATATTGCTATTGATGGTGCAGATGAAGTTGATCCGCAGAAGAATTTGATTAAAGGCGGTGGTGCAGCACATACCCGCGAGAAAGTCGTAGACTACCTGGCAGAACAGTTTATCGTCGTGGTAGATAGTGGTAAATTAGTAGATCGCTTGGGTTCTAGTTTTGCTGTACCCGTGGAAGTGATTCCAATGGCAATTACTCCTGTAACCAATGCCATTAAAAAACTCGGTGGGAAACCAGAACTCCGCATGGGTGTAAAAAAAGCTGGCCCAGTGATCACTGACCAAGGTAACTTTGTCTTAGATGTCAGATTTGACTCTATTGAAGATCCAGTCAGCCTAGAAAAAACATTGAATAACATTCCCGGTGTTCTGGAAAATGGTATTTTTGTTAACTGTGTCGATTTAGTTTTGATTGGTGAAGTCAAAGATGGTCAGCCATTAGTGCGGCAACTGTAA
- a CDS encoding ISAzo13 family transposase (programmed frameshift) translates to MQLTDSLKKLLKETAHQLKGAAKRRFIAQTVVALGHGGKSIAERELGWNRVTIGKGIKELNSGITCVDNYQGRGRKKAEEHLPTLLEDIKKLVDSQSQIDPTFKSQRLYTRLGASVVRHQLIEKFGYAEEELPTSETIRVKLNDLGYRLKRVAKIQPQKKFPETDAIFEQLAIVHQEASDDPTILRLSLDAKARVNIGSFDRGGRNRVPTETDDHDFKPKTTVAPYGIFLPDLDELFLYFTESKVTSDFIVDILGDFWKSESWRFSEIKTLLINQDNGGENSSRRTQFMKRIVEFAQSYKLNIRLAYYPPYHSKYNPIERTWAVLENHWNGSILDDVETALNFAKTMTWNGKSPVVKLVTQTYSSGVRLTKKAMQEIENKIERLTNFTEDNLPNLGKWFIDICCGVT, encoded by the exons ATACAATTAACAGATTCATTGAAAAAGTTATTGAAGGAAACCGCACATCAATTAAAGGGAGCAGCTAAACGTAGGTTCATTGCACAAACAGTTGTGGCATTAGGACACGGAGGAAAGTCTATAGCAGAGCGAGAGTTAGGATGGAACCGTGTAACTATTGGTAAAGGAATTAAAGAATTAAATAGTGGTATCACTTGTGTGGATAATTATCAAGGTAGAGGAAGAAAAAAAGCAGAAGAACACCTACCAACTCTTTTAGAAGATATCAAAAAACTAGTCGATTCTCAAAGTCAAATAGACCCGACTTTTAAAAGTCAAAGACTCTATACCCGACTGGGCGCATCTGTTGTAAGACATCAATTAATTGAAAAATTTGGTTATGCTGAAGAAGAATTACCAACTTCAGAAACAATTCGTGTCAAGTTAAATGATTTAGGGTATCGCCTCAAGAGGGTTGCCAAAATTCAACCTCAAAAAAAAT TTCCCGAAACTGATGCAATCTTTGAGCAATTAGCTATAGTTCACCAAGAAGCTTCAGATGACCCAACTATTTTACGTTTAAGCTTGGATGCGAAAGCTCGCGTAAATATCGGCTCCTTTGATCGTGGTGGTAGAAATCGAGTACCAACAGAAACTGATGACCACGACTTCAAACCAAAAACAACTGTAGCTCCTTATGGTATCTTTCTTCCAGACCTTGACGAGCTATTTTTGTATTTTACAGAATCCAAAGTAACTAGCGATTTTATCGTTGACATTTTAGGGGATTTTTGGAAATCAGAAAGCTGGCGATTTTCGGAAATAAAAACTTTACTTATTAATCAAGATAATGGAGGAGAAAATAGTTCTCGACGTACTCAGTTTATGAAACGTATAGTTGAATTTGCTCAATCATACAAATTAAATATACGTTTAGCTTATTACCCTCCCTATCACAGTAAATATAATCCAATTGAAAGAACTTGGGCTGTTTTGGAGAATCATTGGAATGGCAGTATTTTAGACGATGTGGAAACTGCATTAAATTTTGCTAAGACTATGACGTGGAATGGTAAAAGTCCAGTTGTTAAGTTAGTTACTCAGACTTACTCTAGCGGAGTCCGTCTAACTAAAAAAGCTATGCAAGAAATTGAAAATAAGATTGAACGTTTGACTAATTTTACCGAAGATAATTTACCAAATTTAGGTAAGTGGTTTATTGATATCTGTTGTGGAGTAACGTAA
- a CDS encoding PAP/fibrillin family protein, which yields MCDRYLAHVLLKEKLQAKLEEIQAKSDGSPVTDLKLDKTLAEEIEKLTTELESVNPNLNPLSNATHLLNGAWQLQYSTAREIRSLASLPLGLKLGKVYQVIDVTNKLFFNLAKVKHPLGIVSGYVKVTASFGPAKEDLEPLANKRLNVYFDKRYLSIEQIVGINTPQLNPFKVVSANNPTSRVATLDITYLDETLRIGRGGDGSLFILSKSDDLPDFTSSI from the coding sequence ATGTGCGATCGCTACTTGGCCCATGTCTTGCTTAAGGAAAAATTACAAGCCAAGCTTGAGGAGATTCAAGCTAAGAGCGATGGCTCTCCTGTTACCGATTTGAAGCTAGACAAAACCTTAGCCGAAGAAATTGAAAAATTGACGACGGAACTAGAGAGCGTCAATCCGAATCTTAATCCTCTGAGCAACGCGACTCATTTGTTAAACGGAGCTTGGCAACTGCAATACTCCACTGCTAGAGAAATCCGGTCTTTAGCTTCTCTCCCATTGGGCTTAAAACTGGGTAAAGTTTATCAAGTAATTGATGTTACAAATAAATTGTTTTTCAATCTAGCTAAGGTTAAACATCCTCTGGGGATAGTCTCAGGATATGTTAAAGTGACAGCTAGCTTTGGGCCAGCCAAAGAAGATTTAGAACCTCTAGCTAACAAACGCCTCAACGTTTATTTTGACAAACGCTACCTATCGATTGAGCAAATTGTTGGTATTAATACTCCTCAACTAAACCCATTTAAGGTTGTCTCAGCTAATAATCCTACTAGCAGAGTTGCGACATTAGACATTACTTATTTAGATGAAACCTTAAGAATTGGCCGTGGAGGAGATGGAAGTTTATTCATTCTTAGTAAATCTGATGATTTACCTGACTTCACCTCCTCAATTTAA
- a CDS encoding MGMT family protein yields the protein MALSITHLFTKVKPGSAMVELKTLNLKLGHGIEEDINAELISPRQVLIVRYEDILDLSIQPGELRENIVVTGIGFDKFIPGSLLTFESGAAIRLTFYCEPCKRIAHLVESFKSIKGKRGILGVVTQSGQIQVGSKFQVQAQKFPALPENPYERFLDFIIKIPSGKVVTYKQIIKAIGVDNSYLRAIPTYLKKTSANNYPVHRILDSKGYLINYVNQQKDKLETEGVKVLAEADVVKKLNKNYVDINNYSWEDCNIYL from the coding sequence ATGGCTCTCTCAATAACGCATCTTTTCACCAAAGTAAAACCAGGTTCTGCAATGGTAGAACTTAAAACATTAAACTTAAAGTTAGGTCATGGTATAGAAGAAGATATTAATGCCGAGCTGATAAGTCCCAGGCAAGTTTTAATTGTTAGGTATGAAGATATTTTAGACTTATCAATTCAACCAGGAGAATTGCGAGAAAATATTGTGGTTACAGGTATAGGATTTGATAAATTTATTCCTGGATCTCTGCTAACCTTTGAAAGTGGTGCGGCAATTCGTCTAACTTTTTACTGCGAACCGTGTAAGCGAATAGCCCACTTAGTAGAATCATTCAAGAGCATCAAGGGTAAAAGAGGAATCTTAGGCGTAGTTACTCAATCAGGTCAAATTCAAGTTGGTAGTAAATTTCAGGTTCAAGCTCAGAAATTTCCAGCATTACCTGAAAATCCTTATGAACGATTTCTAGATTTTATCATCAAAATTCCTAGTGGGAAAGTAGTTACATATAAACAGATAATTAAAGCTATAGGAGTTGATAATAGTTATCTAAGAGCTATTCCTACATATCTGAAAAAAACCTCAGCTAATAATTATCCAGTACATAGAATATTAGACTCTAAAGGTTATTTAATAAATTATGTGAACCAACAAAAAGATAAGTTGGAAACTGAAGGAGTTAAGGTTTTAGCAGAGGCAGACGTAGTGAAAAAATTAAATAAAAATTATGTAGATATTAATAATTATTCATGGGAAGATTGCAACATATATTTATAA
- a CDS encoding CHASE2 domain-containing serine/threonine-protein kinase encodes MLTNLKTLFRQPVILSSAIATILLVGIQKLGVFEPLEMKVYDQMMQLRGDPGPDSRLLIVALTEKDIQKWNWPLSGELLDRLLGKLEAYEPRAIGLDIFRDLPVQPGHEKLLQRLQQSDIIIPICKHSGSNNPGIPAPKGIEAERVGFNDVVEDTDATIRRNLLLVSAEESDSCQSTYSFSLQLALKYLEVGGIQLKFTPKKELQLRDTVFKPLQSDAGGYQKADTNGYQILLNYHSGHQIAQKVTITEILENQVKPDLVKDRIVLIGSTANSLNDIFNTPFATGKSDNSGKMAGIEIHAHSVSQILSAVLNKQPLFWFLPEWGKVLWIWGWTVVGGLLVSRIQHPLGLGLAGATALAVLFGGNFVIFTQAGWFPVIPPTLGLVFTAGSVLAYSAYKTKQEQQEITQRVQEHQQLIVELQGLLRQRGDASNEAPTVIADSIGQEISLGTLLNNRYKITQGLGSGGFSNTYLADDIQRPGNPQCVVKQLRPPRQDAEYLNVVRRLFDAEAQILETLGKHPQIPQLLAFFEENRQFSLVQEFVRGHAMDKEVTSGKRLKQAEVVEMLKEVLHVLVFVHSYGVIHRDIKPSNLIRRESDQHIVLIDFGAVKQIHPQQQEAQTISIGTPGYAPSEQMSGLPKLNSDIYALGIMGIQGLTGVDPREYRRDVNTGEIIIQGGADGNQQTWQHWRELTEATNELVIILNRMAHFDFTQRYQSAAEVLKALESL; translated from the coding sequence ATGCTTACAAACTTAAAAACTTTATTTAGACAACCAGTTATTCTTTCAAGTGCGATCGCTACAATTTTACTAGTAGGCATTCAAAAACTTGGGGTTTTCGAGCCTCTAGAAATGAAGGTCTACGATCAAATGATGCAATTACGTGGCGACCCAGGCCCAGACTCTCGTCTATTGATTGTTGCTTTAACTGAAAAAGATATTCAAAAATGGAATTGGCCTCTATCTGGCGAACTTCTAGACCGACTATTGGGCAAACTTGAAGCTTATGAACCGCGAGCCATTGGTCTAGATATTTTCCGTGACTTACCTGTACAACCTGGTCATGAAAAACTACTGCAACGCCTACAACAGAGCGATATCATCATTCCTATCTGTAAACATTCTGGTTCTAACAATCCGGGAATACCAGCCCCAAAGGGGATTGAAGCAGAGCGAGTAGGATTTAATGATGTAGTAGAAGATACTGACGCGACAATTCGTCGCAACCTATTATTGGTAAGTGCAGAAGAGTCAGATTCCTGTCAAAGCACTTATTCTTTTAGCTTACAACTAGCACTTAAATACTTAGAAGTTGGAGGCATCCAACTAAAATTTACTCCAAAAAAAGAACTACAACTACGAGATACTGTATTTAAACCCCTACAAAGCGACGCTGGCGGTTATCAGAAAGCAGATACAAATGGCTACCAAATTTTGCTTAACTACCATTCTGGTCATCAGATTGCCCAGAAAGTAACTATTACAGAAATACTTGAAAATCAAGTTAAACCAGATTTGGTGAAAGACCGCATCGTTTTAATTGGTTCAACAGCCAATAGTTTAAATGATATTTTTAACACGCCATTTGCTACTGGTAAGTCAGATAATTCCGGCAAAATGGCAGGAATTGAAATTCATGCCCACAGCGTTAGTCAAATTCTCAGCGCTGTTCTTAACAAACAGCCATTATTTTGGTTTCTACCTGAATGGGGTAAAGTCTTGTGGATATGGGGATGGACTGTAGTTGGTGGGTTGCTGGTATCGCGGATTCAACATCCACTAGGCTTAGGACTGGCAGGAGCAACAGCCCTTGCAGTCTTATTTGGAGGCAATTTTGTCATTTTTACCCAAGCTGGATGGTTCCCGGTAATACCTCCGACTTTGGGGTTAGTATTTACCGCCGGGAGTGTTCTTGCTTATAGTGCTTATAAAACGAAACAAGAGCAACAAGAAATTACCCAACGGGTTCAAGAACACCAACAATTAATTGTGGAATTGCAAGGTCTTTTACGGCAGCGCGGCGATGCCTCAAATGAAGCACCAACTGTAATTGCTGATTCCATCGGGCAAGAAATTTCACTAGGAACTCTACTAAACAACCGCTACAAAATTACTCAAGGCTTGGGTTCTGGAGGATTTAGTAATACTTATTTGGCTGATGATATCCAGCGTCCTGGTAATCCGCAGTGTGTGGTTAAACAGTTGCGTCCCCCCCGCCAAGATGCAGAATATTTAAATGTCGTCAGACGATTATTTGACGCTGAAGCACAAATTTTAGAAACCTTGGGTAAGCATCCACAAATCCCTCAACTGCTAGCTTTTTTTGAAGAAAATCGGCAATTTTCTCTAGTGCAAGAATTTGTTCGAGGGCACGCTATGGACAAAGAAGTAACCTCTGGAAAGCGACTAAAACAAGCTGAAGTTGTGGAAATGCTCAAAGAAGTTTTACATGTTCTTGTTTTTGTTCACAGCTATGGTGTAATCCATCGAGATATCAAACCTAGTAACTTGATTAGACGAGAATCAGATCAACACATTGTTTTAATTGACTTTGGCGCTGTTAAGCAAATTCATCCTCAGCAGCAAGAAGCTCAGACTATTTCAATTGGTACGCCTGGTTATGCACCTTCTGAGCAAATGAGCGGTTTGCCAAAACTCAACAGCGATATTTATGCGTTGGGAATTATGGGAATTCAAGGTTTAACTGGGGTAGATCCTAGAGAATATCGCAGAGATGTAAATACTGGTGAAATAATTATTCAAGGTGGTGCTGATGGCAATCAACAGACTTGGCAACATTGGCGCGAACTAACTGAGGCTACAAACGAGTTAGTTATTATTTTAAATAGAATGGCGCATTTCGATTTTACTCAACGATATCAGTCAGCAGCAGAGGTTCTCAAAGCTCTCGAAAGTCTTTAG